The Aureispira anguillae genome contains a region encoding:
- a CDS encoding S8 family peptidase produces MSKYISTLFIIVLAFFFNTKLEAQRKYDIYWVSFKDKKNSPYSIFHPQEYLSARAIERRQRFNIPIDTTDLPVNPKYLEPILIKGFKVHATSRWLNGVAIITEAASSNPEDLKSFDFVKAVFPIGFKREIQKAATAIGPRDYKQNYRMKDHYYGTGKNQINMLKGQYLHKMGYEGQEMHVAIMDGGFADMRETPAFDSLFANDQILGTHDFVEGDDYVFESSSHGRNVASCMAANLPYLFVGTAPKAKYYLFKTEDMKGEYWIEEYNWVAAIERADQLGVDLVNSSLGYYDFDDNNMDYGYVDIDGKTSAMTKAAKFAAKKGMLVVTSAGNAGNDKWKHITVPGDADSILTVGAVDRDGYHAKFSSYGFENRHIIKPNVVARGAIAVVAARKRYDTSYSNGTSFSSPIMAGMVTSFWQAFPERNNMEIIQTLQNNGNYIDKPDNAYGYGIPNFLEAYKDLRNSIIELNTTQKYYHHFTDLEQNVDIFMAKVKAYKAKVELYNTTGELLYQAETTFKTKSDKRLWYQTIPNWENFPNGVYFLSIQLDDSTKYLLLTK; encoded by the coding sequence ATGAGTAAATATATAAGTACCTTGTTTATAATTGTGTTAGCTTTTTTCTTTAACACCAAACTAGAGGCTCAACGCAAATACGATATTTATTGGGTTAGCTTCAAAGATAAAAAAAACAGCCCTTATAGTATTTTTCATCCCCAAGAGTACCTGTCTGCTCGTGCTATAGAGCGTAGACAGCGTTTTAATATTCCTATTGATACAACCGATTTGCCTGTTAATCCTAAATATTTAGAGCCTATTTTGATCAAGGGATTTAAGGTTCATGCTACTTCTAGATGGCTAAATGGCGTAGCGATTATTACAGAAGCAGCCAGTAGCAATCCTGAAGATTTAAAAAGTTTTGACTTTGTCAAAGCAGTGTTTCCGATTGGTTTCAAAAGAGAGATTCAAAAGGCTGCGACTGCAATTGGTCCTAGAGACTATAAACAAAATTATAGGATGAAGGATCATTATTATGGTACTGGAAAGAATCAAATTAATATGCTCAAAGGGCAGTATCTCCACAAGATGGGCTACGAAGGTCAAGAAATGCACGTTGCTATTATGGATGGAGGCTTTGCAGATATGAGAGAAACACCTGCTTTTGATAGTTTGTTTGCCAACGATCAAATTCTTGGCACCCATGATTTTGTAGAAGGAGATGATTATGTTTTTGAGTCGTCTAGCCATGGTCGAAATGTTGCCTCTTGTATGGCGGCTAACCTTCCCTATTTGTTTGTGGGAACAGCCCCCAAAGCCAAATATTACCTCTTCAAAACAGAAGATATGAAAGGGGAATATTGGATAGAAGAATACAACTGGGTGGCGGCAATAGAACGGGCTGACCAACTGGGGGTTGACCTCGTTAATTCCTCTTTGGGGTATTATGACTTTGATGACAATAACATGGATTATGGTTATGTTGATATTGATGGTAAAACATCTGCCATGACTAAGGCTGCTAAATTTGCTGCTAAAAAAGGAATGCTTGTTGTCACCAGTGCAGGAAATGCAGGGAACGACAAATGGAAACATATTACAGTACCTGGAGATGCCGATAGTATATTAACGGTAGGTGCTGTTGATCGAGATGGTTATCATGCCAAATTTAGTTCTTATGGCTTCGAAAATCGACACATCATCAAACCCAATGTTGTAGCTCGTGGTGCAATTGCTGTAGTTGCAGCCAGAAAACGCTATGATACCAGTTATAGTAATGGAACCTCTTTTTCGTCTCCAATTATGGCGGGAATGGTTACTTCTTTTTGGCAGGCATTCCCAGAACGAAATAACATGGAAATTATACAAACCTTGCAAAACAATGGCAATTATATTGATAAGCCTGATAATGCATACGGTTATGGTATCCCCAATTTTTTGGAAGCTTACAAAGATTTAAGAAATTCTATTATAGAATTAAATACAACACAAAAGTACTATCATCACTTTACCGATTTAGAGCAAAATGTTGATATTTTCATGGCAAAGGTAAAAGCGTATAAAGCCAAGGTAGAATTGTACAATACTACTGGAGAATTATTATACCAAGCCGAAACTACATTTAAGACAAAGTCCGATAAACGCCTTTGGTATCAGACAATTCCAAACTGGGAAAATTTTCCCAATGGTGTTTATTTTCTTTCCATTCAACTGGATGATAGCACAAAATATCTATTGCTGACCAAATAA
- a CDS encoding LytR/AlgR family response regulator transcription factor → MRTVIIDDEPKARRLLSTILNDFCPQIISIQEAENLMDGIQLIKKTKPDIVFLDIEMPDYLGIEIGSFLDAEEMTFHLIFTTAYSHYAIKAFEVNAVDYLLKPIRPKQVKEALKKIVQRAKNEDIYRQLSTLQESIQNNSLKKIAVPISNGILFLKIEDIICMEADGMYTKLHTQSNGTQVISKPLRYFVDLLKENEAFYRSHRSYLINVNFIQQYIKKDGHTIVLENQIKTPLARDKRASFLAIIDRLT, encoded by the coding sequence ATGAGAACAGTCATTATTGATGACGAGCCCAAAGCACGCCGCCTTTTATCCACTATTCTAAATGATTTTTGCCCGCAAATAATAAGCATTCAAGAGGCTGAAAATTTAATGGATGGAATACAGTTAATCAAAAAAACAAAACCAGATATTGTTTTTTTAGACATTGAGATGCCCGATTATTTAGGAATAGAAATTGGTAGCTTTTTGGACGCAGAAGAAATGACATTTCATTTAATTTTCACAACGGCTTATAGCCACTATGCCATCAAAGCCTTTGAGGTAAATGCCGTGGACTATTTGCTCAAACCTATCCGTCCTAAACAGGTCAAAGAGGCACTCAAAAAGATAGTGCAACGAGCTAAAAATGAAGATATTTATCGGCAGTTGTCAACACTCCAAGAATCAATTCAAAATAATAGCCTAAAAAAGATTGCCGTTCCAATTTCTAATGGTATTTTATTTTTAAAAATAGAGGATATTATTTGCATGGAAGCGGATGGAATGTATACCAAACTGCATACGCAATCCAATGGCACACAGGTTATATCCAAACCGCTCAGGTATTTTGTAGATTTACTAAAAGAAAATGAGGCGTTTTACCGTTCCCATCGATCTTATCTGATCAATGTTAATTTCATCCAACAGTATATCAAAAAGGATGGACATACGATTGTCTTAGAGAATCAAATAAAAACGCCCCTTGCTAGAGATAAACGAGCTTCTTTTCTTGCTATAATTGATCGTTTGACTTAA
- the aspS gene encoding aspartate--tRNA ligase, with the protein MYRTHNCGALRIEHVGQTVTLSGWLNKNRDYGSMTFIDLRDRYGITQLVFNTQTDETLYNDAKKLSREYVLRIEGTVAERSNKNPNLPTGDIEIIVSKLEVLNESLTPPFTLDDETDGGEEIRMKYRYLDLRRRPVQENLFFRSKVAIESRKYLSDQGFIEVETPVLIKSTPEGARDFVVPSRMNKGQFYALPQSPQTFKQLLMVSGFDKYFQLVKCFRDEDLRADRQPEFTQIDCEMSFVTQEEILQTFEGLTKYLFKECLGIDLPTFPRMTYDEALKRYGSDKPDTRFGMEFVELNELAQGHGFPVFDSAELVVGICATGQADAYSNKDIKKLTSWVQRPQIGAKGLVYVKYNLDGSIKSSVGKFYSDEQLMTWLEKAGAQKGDLLLILCGETDKVRGQLNDLRLEMGDRMGLRSEGFNPLWVVDFPLLEWDEDSERFHAMHHPFTSPKKNDIDRMLNGDHETMKALRADAYDLVINGWEIGGGSIRIFDRELQAKNFKLLGFTEAEAEEQFGFLMGAFEYGAPPHGGIAFGFDRLCSIMKGAGSIRDFIAFPKNNQGRDVMIDAPATIDTVQLDELGIATLKEEEA; encoded by the coding sequence ATGTATAGAACGCACAATTGTGGGGCTCTCCGTATAGAACATGTTGGTCAAACCGTCACTCTTTCTGGCTGGTTGAATAAAAATCGAGATTATGGTTCAATGACTTTTATCGATTTGCGAGATCGGTATGGCATTACCCAATTGGTTTTTAACACCCAAACGGATGAGACCTTATACAATGATGCAAAAAAATTGAGTCGTGAATATGTTTTGCGTATTGAAGGAACTGTAGCTGAACGCTCTAATAAAAATCCTAATTTACCAACAGGTGATATTGAAATTATTGTTAGTAAATTGGAAGTTTTAAACGAATCCTTAACTCCTCCTTTCACTCTAGATGATGAAACAGATGGAGGGGAAGAAATTCGCATGAAGTATCGCTATTTGGACTTGCGCCGTCGCCCTGTTCAAGAAAATCTATTCTTTAGATCTAAAGTAGCGATTGAAAGTAGAAAATATCTATCCGATCAAGGTTTTATAGAGGTAGAAACGCCTGTATTGATTAAGAGTACGCCAGAGGGAGCAAGAGATTTTGTAGTGCCTAGCCGCATGAACAAGGGACAATTTTATGCCTTGCCTCAATCTCCTCAAACCTTCAAACAATTATTGATGGTTTCGGGTTTTGACAAATATTTTCAATTGGTAAAATGTTTCCGTGACGAAGATTTGAGAGCAGATCGCCAGCCTGAGTTTACTCAAATTGATTGCGAAATGTCTTTTGTTACTCAAGAAGAAATTCTGCAAACTTTTGAAGGACTAACCAAATATTTATTTAAAGAATGCTTGGGGATTGACTTGCCAACATTTCCTCGTATGACTTATGATGAGGCCTTAAAACGCTATGGTTCTGACAAACCAGATACTCGTTTTGGGATGGAGTTTGTCGAACTCAATGAGCTAGCACAAGGGCATGGTTTTCCTGTTTTTGACAGTGCTGAATTAGTGGTTGGAATTTGTGCAACTGGGCAAGCAGATGCTTATTCTAACAAGGACATCAAAAAATTAACCTCTTGGGTTCAGCGTCCACAAATTGGCGCCAAAGGTTTGGTTTATGTCAAGTACAACTTAGATGGCTCTATTAAATCTTCTGTTGGAAAATTCTATTCGGATGAACAGCTAATGACTTGGTTGGAAAAAGCGGGTGCCCAAAAAGGTGATTTATTGCTCATTCTTTGTGGTGAAACGGACAAAGTTCGTGGTCAACTGAATGATTTGCGTTTAGAAATGGGCGATAGAATGGGCTTGCGCTCTGAAGGCTTTAATCCACTTTGGGTCGTTGACTTTCCACTATTAGAATGGGATGAAGATTCTGAGCGTTTCCACGCCATGCATCACCCCTTTACCTCTCCTAAGAAAAACGACATTGATCGTATGCTAAATGGAGATCACGAAACCATGAAAGCACTTCGGGCAGATGCTTATGACTTGGTTATTAATGGCTGGGAAATTGGCGGTGGTTCTATCCGTATTTTTGATCGAGAATTGCAAGCCAAAAACTTTAAGCTTCTTGGTTTTACAGAGGCAGAAGCAGAGGAACAATTCGGCTTTTTGATGGGTGCTTTTGAATATGGTGCGCCTCCTCACGGTGGTATTGCTTTTGGTTTTGACCGTCTTTGCTCTATCATGAAAGGAGCTGGCTCAATCCGTGATTTTATTGCTTTCCCCAAAAACAATCAAGGACGAGATGTTATGATTGATGCGCCTGCTACAATTGATACCGTTCAATTGGATGAACTTGGCATTGCTACACTAAAAGAAGAAGAAGCTTAG
- a CDS encoding DUF1304 domain-containing protein → MEIVIKVLIGLIAFIHCYILWFEMFAWTSRGPKVFKNFPKDLFGQTTALAANQGLYNGFLAAGLLWTFFIQDKIWGQNIALYFLICVAIAGIYGAITAERKIFFVQALPALITIVLLLVK, encoded by the coding sequence ATGGAAATAGTTATTAAGGTTTTAATTGGATTGATCGCATTCATTCATTGCTACATTCTATGGTTTGAAATGTTTGCTTGGACTTCTAGAGGACCAAAAGTATTTAAGAATTTTCCAAAAGATTTGTTTGGACAAACAACGGCACTAGCTGCCAATCAAGGCTTGTACAATGGCTTTTTGGCAGCAGGATTGTTATGGACGTTTTTTATTCAGGATAAAATTTGGGGGCAAAACATAGCCCTTTATTTTCTGATCTGTGTTGCCATTGCGGGTATTTATGGAGCAATAACAGCAGAACGAAAAATCTTTTTTGTGCAAGCGCTTCCTGCTTTAATCACAATCGTGTTACTTTTAGTTAAGTAA
- a CDS encoding sensor histidine kinase yields the protein MKKKISILSWIIACCSIVSWGQGEVLQSINYTVKDGLPSNEVYWMMQAKNGLVWIGCDAGLVNFDGVNFKTYTAPNTRNKAISGIYEDSLGRLWCHNFGGQIYYLEQDSLHLLEAWENYSENEGLGRMRLEGNWLNLQNFSSNWSYNIKTAEIRKKKGAGILLKDGSSIVFNERTGFLKEQDGRSTKLSCPACFYLDVYSNKGARKRFKRGEFLVASSLKLYYIHDYLRKEWKNLNGNISQEDQKIPFVFSLEQDSLQAIYFPPILERYKTNLIVNKVKVLYDSVLALCTSEGFFLWNIKSDQVQHFFKDEILSDCFLDQEENLWVSSLEKGLFFVPVLSLMVHDLGAKSKRIYHIEKDKRNHILLGYDDGSIEYWDIKAQKKLFEKTFPIRKRIQHITYNELKDEFWIATMNKTYVFYPTQQKMVKTHIGGAIKELRFDVYGNILLALGHGATINTPNSKKRIVLPNSWEQSNYWEGYQRQLRLNEKGYLILCGEEQRSYSILAQAYPQYTIWVGAMENLKYYTAGKEYDFKTASNQSIIAKCLELVNDSTLAVGSLKKGLYLIQNKKIIKQLTLEDGLPSNEIQQIKVRDGVLWAITASGIATYNWSADSLSIWDKNKGLFSRNILDLLFLENEVYLTNGENLMSIPIDFESKKERPIIDITQITINDSIYALNSLNALSYSENNIKIKFRGIAYKSQKRFQYKYRLNDIEKEWNYVSSANNIVSYPNLSAGNYTFEVVAVTPSGVQSKPAKIGFKIEKPFYETWWFLLGLLILFIVFVGWQYRWQIKKIQQKNEEKLQRSRLERDIRISELKALKSQLNPHFIFNALNSIQDYIIQNERELASDYLGMFADLMRTYLQHSQEGTLSLREEIDALRLYLELEAVRLEDNFSYDIIIGEQIDRDQIIIPTMLIQPYVENAIKHGLFRKKGNKHVAIEFKLHSPMALLATIRDNGIGRKAAQNYGQPQNHKSFATSANNSRLELLNYEQSTTIEAKIIDLVENGESVGTEVHVIIPIEKEF from the coding sequence ATGAAAAAAAAAATTAGCATATTATCTTGGATCATCGCTTGTTGTTCTATTGTCAGTTGGGGACAAGGAGAAGTGCTTCAGTCTATTAATTATACCGTTAAAGATGGTTTGCCATCCAATGAAGTTTATTGGATGATGCAGGCTAAAAACGGTTTGGTTTGGATTGGTTGTGATGCTGGGTTGGTTAATTTTGATGGGGTAAACTTTAAAACCTACACTGCTCCTAATACTCGGAACAAGGCTATTTCTGGAATTTATGAGGATAGTTTGGGGCGTTTGTGGTGTCACAATTTCGGAGGGCAAATTTATTATCTAGAACAGGACTCTTTGCATCTTTTAGAGGCTTGGGAAAATTATTCGGAGAATGAAGGATTGGGCAGAATGAGGTTGGAGGGGAATTGGTTGAACCTTCAAAATTTTTCAAGCAATTGGAGCTATAACATCAAAACTGCTGAGATAAGAAAAAAAAAGGGAGCTGGGATACTTTTGAAGGATGGCAGTTCTATTGTTTTTAATGAACGTACAGGCTTTTTGAAAGAACAGGACGGTCGATCAACCAAGCTCTCTTGTCCAGCCTGTTTTTACTTGGATGTCTATTCTAATAAAGGAGCAAGAAAACGATTTAAACGAGGAGAATTTCTAGTTGCCTCCAGCCTAAAACTCTACTATATCCATGATTACCTCCGCAAAGAATGGAAAAATTTAAACGGGAACATTTCCCAAGAAGACCAAAAAATTCCTTTTGTATTTTCATTGGAACAAGATAGCTTACAAGCAATTTATTTCCCGCCTATCTTAGAACGGTACAAAACTAATTTGATTGTCAATAAAGTGAAAGTGCTTTATGATAGCGTATTAGCATTGTGTACTTCTGAAGGCTTTTTTTTGTGGAATATTAAGAGCGACCAAGTACAGCATTTTTTTAAGGATGAGATATTAAGCGATTGTTTTTTAGATCAAGAAGAAAATCTGTGGGTGAGTTCTTTAGAAAAAGGCCTTTTTTTTGTTCCTGTTTTATCGTTAATGGTGCATGATTTAGGAGCTAAATCGAAAAGAATTTACCATATAGAAAAGGATAAGCGCAATCATATTTTATTAGGATATGATGACGGAAGTATTGAATATTGGGACATTAAAGCACAAAAAAAACTTTTTGAAAAAACCTTTCCCATTCGAAAAAGAATTCAACACATCACTTATAATGAACTCAAGGATGAATTTTGGATTGCGACCATGAATAAAACGTATGTGTTTTATCCTACCCAACAAAAGATGGTCAAAACTCATATAGGAGGAGCTATTAAAGAGCTTCGTTTTGATGTTTATGGCAATATTTTATTGGCGCTGGGGCATGGAGCAACAATTAATACGCCCAATAGTAAAAAACGGATTGTGTTGCCAAATTCTTGGGAACAGTCGAATTATTGGGAAGGGTACCAACGACAACTTAGGTTGAATGAAAAAGGCTATCTAATATTATGCGGAGAAGAGCAGCGGTCGTATTCCATTTTGGCTCAAGCTTACCCTCAATATACCATTTGGGTAGGGGCAATGGAAAATTTGAAATATTATACAGCTGGAAAAGAATACGATTTCAAGACCGCTTCTAATCAGTCCATTATAGCAAAATGCTTAGAGCTTGTCAACGACAGTACTCTTGCTGTTGGTAGCCTAAAAAAGGGCTTGTATCTTATACAAAACAAAAAAATAATAAAGCAGTTAACCCTAGAGGACGGTTTGCCATCCAATGAAATACAGCAAATCAAGGTAAGAGATGGGGTTTTGTGGGCCATTACAGCAAGTGGCATTGCAACGTATAATTGGAGTGCCGATTCATTATCTATTTGGGATAAAAACAAGGGGCTATTTTCTAGAAATATATTAGACTTACTTTTTTTAGAAAATGAGGTTTATCTGACCAATGGCGAAAATTTGATGTCTATTCCGATTGATTTTGAATCAAAAAAAGAAAGACCAATCATAGATATTACACAGATAACGATTAATGATTCTATTTATGCTTTAAATAGCTTGAATGCTTTATCTTATTCTGAAAATAACATCAAGATAAAATTTAGAGGAATTGCTTATAAAAGCCAAAAAAGATTTCAGTACAAGTATCGTCTAAATGATATTGAAAAAGAATGGAATTATGTGTCGAGTGCTAATAATATCGTAAGTTACCCAAATTTGTCGGCAGGCAATTATACCTTTGAAGTCGTTGCTGTAACGCCTAGTGGAGTACAGTCAAAACCAGCTAAAATAGGTTTTAAGATTGAGAAGCCCTTTTATGAAACATGGTGGTTTTTGCTTGGCCTATTAATTTTGTTTATTGTTTTTGTTGGATGGCAATATCGTTGGCAGATTAAAAAAATCCAGCAAAAAAATGAAGAAAAATTACAACGTTCTCGTTTGGAACGAGATATTCGAATTTCAGAATTAAAAGCCTTAAAATCACAACTTAATCCTCATTTTATTTTTAATGCATTGAATTCTATTCAGGATTATATTATTCAGAACGAGCGAGAATTAGCAAGTGATTATTTGGGAATGTTTGCGGATTTAATGCGAACTTATTTGCAGCACAGCCAAGAGGGAACACTTAGTTTGAGAGAGGAAATCGATGCGTTGCGTTTGTATTTGGAATTAGAGGCAGTTCGTTTAGAAGATAACTTTAGTTATGACATTATAATAGGAGAGCAGATTGATAGGGATCAAATTATAATCCCCACCATGTTAATACAACCCTATGTTGAAAATGCAATTAAGCATGGTTTGTTTCGGAAAAAAGGAAATAAGCATGTAGCAATTGAGTTTAAGTTGCATAGCCCTATGGCACTTTTAGCAACGATAAGAGATAATGGGATTGGGCGAAAGGCTGCGCAAAATTATGGACAACCACAAAACCATAAATCGTTTGCTACTTCTGCCAATAATTCTCGCTTAGAACTCTTAAATTATGAACAAAGCACTACTATTGAGGCTAAAATTATTGATTTAGTAGAAAATGGAGAGAGCGTAGGAACAGAGGTACACGTTATTATTCCAATAGAAAAGGAGTTTTAG